Proteins encoded in a region of the Campylobacter geochelonis genome:
- a CDS encoding DUF3137 domain-containing protein, whose product MQLINKLEKKRKKLLLKLLIPFISLTLVVVFGFFMMIKAGVLAPLVLLVFIYIFIFYRLKFKVANSFIAFYNEAIFSQISTKFNSLKYSRNPKFSMEKFEPLFAKKVGFFNANDEIRGEFGGVWFSFCDGRLDFSEIGFKGKLFIAEFNKIFLSKVVLRNSGLFDVGKLKMLKTDNVLINKSYEIYCENEIEAMYILSPNLLEKLLVLTDNGAIKADVMFDTNHIYLAVNSQKDSLEPNLFKSINSLETDEFIKEIKSFFELISYLSLDKRIWKK is encoded by the coding sequence ATGCAATTAATAAATAAGCTTGAAAAAAAACGAAAAAAGCTACTTCTTAAGCTTCTAATTCCATTTATTTCGCTAACTTTAGTTGTGGTTTTTGGCTTTTTTATGATGATAAAGGCTGGAGTTTTAGCTCCACTTGTTCTTTTGGTTTTTATCTATATATTTATCTTTTATAGGCTTAAATTTAAGGTTGCAAACTCGTTTATAGCTTTTTATAATGAAGCGATTTTTTCTCAAATTTCTACTAAATTTAACTCTTTAAAATACAGCCGAAATCCTAAATTTAGTATGGAAAAGTTTGAGCCACTTTTTGCTAAAAAAGTTGGCTTTTTTAATGCAAATGATGAGATTAGAGGTGAGTTTGGAGGAGTTTGGTTTAGCTTTTGTGATGGAAGGCTTGATTTTTCTGAGATAGGTTTTAAAGGTAAGCTTTTTATAGCCGAGTTTAATAAGATTTTTTTATCAAAAGTAGTTTTAAGAAATTCAGGACTTTTTGATGTTGGCAAACTAAAAATGCTCAAAACAGACAACGTGCTTATAAATAAAAGTTATGAAATTTACTGTGAAAATGAGATAGAGGCGATGTATATTTTAAGTCCAAATTTACTTGAAAAACTACTTGTTTTAACAGATAATGGAGCTATAAAAGCTGATGTGATGTTTGATACAAACCACATTTATCTTGCTGTAAATAGCCAAAAAGACAGCCTTGAACCAAATTTATTTAAATCCATAAATTCGCTAGAAACTGATGAGTTTATAAAAGAGATTAAGAGCTTTTTTGAGCTGATAAGCTACTTGAGTTTAGATAAAAGAATTTGGAAAAAGTGA
- a CDS encoding DMT family transporter produces the protein MQKDSYALGLVYTFLSAAFWGVSAACGQYLFMYKNISAEWLVSVRLLCSGFILFAIIFTKQKGKMFAIFKDFKALFWLGVYSIIGLLMCQYTYYLTIQISNAAIATVLQYTAPAFIMIYIALRTKKMPKSREILALILAVSGVFLLATHGDLTSLNLPKKAIIIGLLSGVCVAIYSTSPVKINKKYGALTCLALGLIIAGVMSAFYTKFWTLNGVNDSSGFLALVGVIFFGTILAFGLYMLGLSILGPTKASLIASVEPISAGFFIYIWLGNRFVFMDYVGFALVLACAILLTKRR, from the coding sequence ATGCAAAAAGATAGCTACGCTTTAGGGCTTGTTTATACATTTTTAAGTGCTGCATTTTGGGGCGTTTCTGCAGCGTGCGGGCAGTATCTTTTCATGTATAAAAATATATCGGCTGAGTGGCTTGTAAGCGTTAGATTACTTTGTAGCGGGTTTATACTTTTTGCCATTATTTTTACAAAACAAAAGGGCAAGATGTTTGCTATTTTTAAAGATTTTAAAGCTCTTTTTTGGCTAGGTGTTTACTCTATTATCGGTCTTTTGATGTGCCAATACACTTACTATCTAACCATTCAGATAAGCAACGCAGCAATTGCAACCGTGCTTCAATACACCGCCCCTGCTTTTATCATGATTTACATCGCACTTCGCACTAAAAAAATGCCTAAAAGTAGAGAAATTTTAGCCTTGATTTTAGCTGTGAGTGGTGTTTTTTTATTAGCGACTCATGGGGATTTAACATCGTTAAATTTACCTAAAAAAGCCATTATAATCGGACTTTTATCTGGAGTTTGCGTTGCGATTTATAGCACTTCACCAGTTAAAATCAACAAAAAATATGGCGCACTAACTTGCCTTGCTTTAGGGCTTATTATAGCGGGCGTTATGTCTGCGTTTTATACTAAATTTTGGACTTTAAATGGTGTAAATGATAGCTCTGGATTTTTAGCTTTAGTTGGAGTTATATTTTTTGGGACTATTTTAGCTTTTGGTTTATATATGCTAGGACTTTCGATATTAGGCCCGACAAAAGCTAGTCTAATCGCTTCCGTTGAACCAATCTCGGCTGGATTTTTTATCTATATCTGGCTTGGAAATCGCTTTGTTTTTATGGATTATGTTGGGTTTGCGCTGGTTTTAGCATGTGCGATACTGCTGACAAAAAGGCGCTAG
- the dnaN gene encoding DNA polymerase III subunit beta, whose amino-acid sequence MKFIINKSMLDSIITNTNAYIDKKDVSSITSHIFINAENGILSIKATDHEIGLTYNIKNVNVQVEGKATANGKKILDIIKGLKDEDVTIETMNNFLFIRQKNSKYKLPMYNSLDFPEFPTLENKNKFDINSAIFGRSLKKIFPMIDTSNPNYALNGALIDIKDNYINLVGTDGKRLGLYKLDAKTQNSNFSLIIPKKAINEMQKLFFDKVEIYYDENILIAVCDNFEFFTKLINKKFPDYQRVIPSEFKKSVVLQRDKVLEGIKTINMVCDKMKITVKPNSVVFESINEDNSEAKTEIEVVNEIDDDIVLRVTNRYLLDFLNSIEDTTFRLDYNDVELAFMLSSNELLNIIMPTNI is encoded by the coding sequence ATGAAGTTTATCATCAACAAATCTATGCTTGATAGCATCATTACAAACACAAATGCCTACATAGATAAAAAAGATGTTAGTTCGATTACTTCTCACATCTTCATAAATGCTGAAAATGGCATTTTAAGTATAAAAGCAACTGATCATGAGATAGGCTTGACTTATAACATAAAAAATGTAAATGTTCAAGTAGAAGGAAAAGCTACAGCAAATGGCAAAAAAATCCTTGATATAATAAAAGGTTTAAAAGATGAAGATGTTACAATCGAAACTATGAATAACTTCTTATTCATAAGACAAAAAAATTCAAAATATAAACTTCCTATGTATAACTCTTTAGACTTTCCAGAGTTTCCAACTTTAGAAAATAAAAATAAATTTGATATAAACTCAGCTATTTTTGGAAGAAGTTTAAAGAAAATTTTTCCTATGATAGATACAAGCAATCCTAATTATGCGCTTAATGGAGCTTTGATTGATATAAAAGATAACTATATAAATTTAGTTGGAACAGATGGAAAAAGGCTTGGTTTATATAAACTTGATGCAAAAACTCAAAACTCAAATTTCTCTTTAATCATACCTAAAAAAGCGATAAATGAGATGCAAAAACTCTTTTTTGATAAGGTTGAAATTTATTATGATGAGAACATTTTAATCGCGGTTTGTGATAACTTTGAGTTTTTTACAAAACTGATAAATAAAAAATTTCCAGATTACCAAAGAGTAATTCCAAGCGAATTTAAAAAGAGTGTAGTTTTACAACGAGATAAAGTCTTAGAAGGAATTAAAACGATAAATATGGTATGTGATAAGATGAAAATCACAGTAAAACCAAATTCAGTTGTTTTTGAAAGTATAAACGAAGATAACAGTGAAGCAAAAACTGAGATTGAAGTTGTAAATGAGATAGATGATGATATAGTTTTAAGAGTTACAAACAGATATTTGCTTGACTTTTTAAATAGTATTGAAGATACAACATTTAGGCTAGATTATAATGATGTTGAGTTAGCATTTATGCTTAGTTCAAACGAACTTTTAAACATCATAATGCCAACAAATATATAA
- a CDS encoding DUF3137 domain-containing protein — translation MQDKQSEKMALLELEKMRKSILSKFGFYRIWAFVSAACFVVVAYFFVIFNIITELFNDGSTPVKIVVLIVFVIIFYITYNKFLDEITLKESEEFRNKFKEKYLSEYIKNLGYSYYIYSHVNAVYLIKSGLFPAFSRQKGNDEIKGEKNGVIFSFSDIILEDLEEESSYNENYFKLAKKANFINTFKKGFGENNYIKLYEGLFFMADFNKNITSKTFVMQNREPRIKRGLESIKMDNPLFNTKFRVYSDDIQNAMYILSPALMERINSLSNVIKYPINISFIDTQIFIAIETNRDSFEPDIHQSIITKNPISHIKRQLDAIFAIIDALSLDANLWAKRDKKVAKEVRES, via the coding sequence ATGCAAGATAAACAAAGTGAAAAAATGGCGCTTTTAGAGCTTGAAAAAATGCGCAAATCAATCCTTTCTAAATTTGGATTTTATAGAATTTGGGCGTTTGTTAGCGCTGCTTGTTTTGTTGTGGTGGCGTATTTTTTTGTTATTTTTAACATTATTACCGAGCTGTTTAATGATGGTTCAACGCCCGTTAAAATCGTTGTTTTAATAGTTTTTGTGATTATATTTTATATCACTTATAACAAATTTCTTGATGAGATTACACTAAAAGAAAGTGAAGAATTTAGAAACAAATTTAAAGAAAAATATCTAAGCGAATATATTAAAAATTTAGGCTATTCTTACTATATCTACTCTCATGTAAATGCCGTGTATCTGATAAAAAGTGGGCTTTTTCCAGCATTTTCTAGACAAAAGGGAAATGATGAGATTAAAGGTGAGAAAAATGGAGTGATTTTTAGCTTTAGTGATATTATTTTGGAGGATTTAGAAGAGGAATCAAGCTATAATGAGAACTATTTTAAACTAGCCAAAAAGGCAAATTTTATAAACACATTTAAAAAAGGCTTTGGTGAAAACAACTATATCAAGCTTTATGAGGGTCTGTTTTTTATGGCAGATTTTAACAAAAATATCACCTCTAAAACCTTTGTTATGCAGAACAGAGAGCCTAGAATAAAAAGAGGACTAGAATCTATAAAGATGGATAATCCACTTTTTAATACAAAATTTAGAGTATACTCAGATGATATACAAAATGCGATGTATATACTAAGCCCGGCTTTAATGGAGCGCATAAATTCGCTTTCAAACGTTATAAAATATCCGATAAATATAAGTTTTATTGATACTCAAATTTTTATAGCTATTGAAACAAATCGCGATAGCTTCGAGCCAGACATTCATCAAAGCATTATCACTAAAAATCCGATTTCGCATATAAAAAGGCAGCTTGATGCGATATTTGCTATAATCGATGCGCTTAGCCTTGATGCGAATTTATGGGCAAAACGAGATAAAAAAGTAGCCAAAGAGGTAAGAGAATCATAA
- the typA gene encoding translational GTPase TypA, which translates to MKDIRNIAVIAHVDHGKTTMVDELLKQSGTFGEHKSVGERMMDSDDIEKERGITILSKNTAIRYKDTKINIIDTPGHADFGGEVERVLKMVDGVLLLVDAQEGVMPQTKFVVKKALSFGLRPIVVINKIDKPAADPDRVINEIFDLFVALDATDEQLEFPVVYAAARDGYAKINLDDPNENMIPLFEVILSHVPKPSGSDENPLQLQVFTLDYDNYVGKIGIARIFNGNISKNQNVMLVKADGTRTTGRISKLIGFLGLEREDINEAGTGDIVAIAGFEALDVGDSVVDPSNPMPLEALHIEEPTLSVIFSVNDGPLAGTEGKSVTSNKIEERLENEMKTNIAMRYENVGEGKFRVSGRGELQITILAENMRREGFELCLGRPEVIIKEINGVKCEPYEHLVIDAPDECTGTVIEKLGRKKAEMKAMHPTGDGQTRIEFEIPARGLIGFRSQFLTDTRGEGVMNHSFLEFRPMSGSVDRRMNGALISMEDGVALAYSLFNLQDRGVLFVAPQAKVYTGMIIGEHSRPNDLDVNPIKGKNLTNVRASGSDDAIKLVPPRVLTLERALEWIEEDELVEVTPKNIRVRKRYLDPTTRKRNAKR; encoded by the coding sequence TTGAAAGATATAAGAAACATAGCAGTCATCGCACACGTTGATCATGGAAAAACCACAATGGTAGATGAACTATTAAAACAGTCTGGTACCTTTGGTGAGCATAAATCAGTCGGCGAGCGTATGATGGATAGCGATGATATCGAAAAAGAGCGCGGTATAACCATACTTTCAAAAAACACAGCTATCAGATACAAAGATACTAAAATCAACATCATTGACACTCCAGGACATGCTGATTTTGGTGGAGAAGTTGAGCGTGTTTTGAAGATGGTTGATGGAGTTTTGCTTTTGGTTGATGCACAAGAAGGCGTTATGCCTCAAACAAAATTTGTCGTGAAAAAAGCACTATCTTTTGGGCTTAGACCAATTGTTGTTATAAATAAAATAGACAAACCAGCAGCCGATCCAGACCGCGTGATAAATGAAATTTTTGACCTTTTTGTAGCTTTGGATGCAACTGATGAGCAACTTGAGTTTCCAGTAGTTTACGCTGCTGCAAGAGATGGTTATGCAAAGATAAATTTAGACGATCCAAACGAAAATATGATACCGCTTTTTGAGGTTATTTTATCTCATGTTCCAAAGCCAAGTGGAAGCGATGAAAACCCACTTCAGCTTCAAGTTTTTACACTTGATTATGATAACTATGTCGGTAAAATCGGAATCGCACGTATATTTAACGGAAATATTTCAAAAAATCAAAATGTTATGCTTGTCAAAGCTGATGGGACTAGAACGACTGGAAGAATTTCAAAGCTAATCGGCTTTTTAGGACTTGAGCGAGAGGATATAAACGAAGCAGGAACTGGCGATATCGTAGCCATAGCAGGGTTTGAAGCACTTGATGTTGGCGATAGCGTTGTTGATCCAAGCAACCCAATGCCACTTGAAGCACTTCACATCGAAGAGCCGACACTTAGCGTTATTTTTAGTGTAAATGATGGACCATTAGCTGGAACAGAGGGTAAATCAGTCACTTCAAATAAAATCGAAGAGCGCCTTGAAAATGAGATGAAAACAAACATAGCAATGCGTTATGAAAATGTTGGCGAGGGTAAATTTAGAGTTAGCGGAAGAGGCGAACTTCAAATAACAATTTTAGCTGAAAATATGCGTAGAGAGGGCTTTGAGCTATGTCTTGGAAGACCAGAAGTTATAATCAAAGAGATTAATGGCGTAAAATGCGAACCTTACGAACACCTTGTAATCGATGCTCCAGATGAGTGCACAGGAACAGTTATAGAAAAATTAGGCAGAAAAAAAGCCGAGATGAAAGCTATGCACCCAACAGGAGATGGACAAACAAGAATCGAGTTTGAAATCCCAGCTCGTGGGCTAATCGGCTTTAGAAGTCAGTTTTTAACCGATACTAGAGGCGAAGGCGTTATGAACCACAGCTTTTTAGAATTTCGTCCGATGAGTGGAAGCGTTGATAGACGTATGAATGGAGCTTTGATAAGTATGGAAGATGGCGTAGCGCTTGCTTACTCGCTATTTAACCTGCAAGATAGAGGCGTGCTTTTTGTTGCACCTCAAGCTAAAGTTTACACTGGTATGATTATCGGTGAGCATAGCCGCCCAAATGACCTTGATGTAAATCCGATAAAAGGTAAAAACCTAACAAACGTTAGAGCAAGCGGAAGTGATGATGCGATAAAACTTGTCCCACCACGCGTACTAACACTAGAGCGTGCGTTAGAGTGGATAGAAGAGGATGAGCTAGTCGAAGTTACTCCAAAAAACATCAGAGTTAGAAAGAGATATCTTGATCCAACAACGAGAAAAAGAAACGCAAAAAGATAG
- the gyrB gene encoding DNA topoisomerase (ATP-hydrolyzing) subunit B → MEKDYGAGNIKVLKGLEAVRKRPGMYIGDTNINGLHHLIYEVVDNSIDEAMAGHCDTIDVEITTEGSVIITDNGRGIPVDMHPTEKIPAATVVLTVLHAGGKFDKDSYKVSGGLHGVGVSVVNALSKRLIVNIKREGHVYRQEFAKGIPTSELEVIKTTNRTGTTVEFWPDDEIFEVTEFDSETLVRRFRELAYLNSKITINFKDQRDGKKESFHFEGGLTSFVTDLNKKEVVAKPISFNEKVDDIEVDFSLLYNDTYSETLLSFVNNIKTPEGGTHEAGFRAGLTRAITNYIAANANAREKDTKITGEDIREGLIAVVSVKVPEPQFEGQTKGKLGSSYVRPIVQKMAFEVLCKYFEENPIEAKAIMGKALMAARGREAAKRARDITRKKDSFSVGTLPGKLADCQSKDPEFSEIYLVEGDSAGGSAKQGRDRAFQAILPLRGKILNVEKARLDRILSSEEIKNMITAFGCGIGQEFDENRLRYHKIIIMTDADVDGSHIQTLLLTFFFRFLNPIVEKGYVYLAQPPLFRYKKGKKEIYLKDEKSLNEFLIETGIEGVEFEGIGSQDLVSYLKLVANYRNLLNELKKRFTVISAIRYMVENQDIIGLEYREIYEVIKKYLEDNGHNILNSYVNEDEIRIYVQTENGLEELVINENLFTNNVFEEAIFVYKKIEGRELNFKKDFIEILEDIEKNAKKGAYIQRYKGLGEMNPEQLWETTMNPENRRLLQIGINDAISASDTFNLFMGDEVEPRRNYIQEHAKDVKHLDV, encoded by the coding sequence ATGGAAAAAGATTACGGCGCGGGTAATATTAAGGTTTTAAAAGGTCTTGAGGCGGTTAGAAAACGCCCTGGAATGTATATCGGTGATACGAACATAAACGGACTTCACCACTTGATTTATGAAGTTGTAGATAACTCGATAGATGAAGCTATGGCTGGACACTGTGATACGATAGATGTAGAGATAACTACTGAAGGCTCAGTTATCATAACAGATAATGGTCGTGGAATTCCAGTAGATATGCATCCAACTGAAAAGATTCCAGCTGCGACTGTTGTTTTGACAGTACTTCACGCTGGTGGTAAATTTGATAAAGATAGTTATAAAGTTAGTGGTGGACTTCACGGTGTTGGAGTTAGCGTTGTAAATGCGCTTTCAAAAAGACTTATTGTTAATATTAAAAGAGAAGGTCATGTTTATAGACAAGAGTTTGCTAAAGGAATTCCAACAAGCGAACTTGAAGTTATAAAAACGACAAATAGAACTGGAACAACAGTTGAGTTTTGGCCTGATGATGAAATTTTTGAAGTAACTGAGTTTGATAGTGAAACTTTAGTTAGAAGATTTAGAGAGCTTGCATATTTAAATTCAAAAATTACTATAAATTTTAAAGATCAAAGAGATGGTAAAAAAGAGAGCTTTCATTTTGAAGGTGGTCTTACAAGCTTCGTAACAGATCTAAATAAAAAAGAGGTAGTTGCTAAACCTATATCTTTTAACGAAAAAGTTGATGATATCGAAGTTGATTTTTCACTACTTTATAACGATACTTACTCTGAAACGCTTCTTTCTTTTGTAAATAACATAAAAACTCCAGAAGGTGGAACTCACGAAGCTGGTTTTCGTGCAGGTTTAACACGAGCGATTACAAACTACATAGCAGCAAATGCAAACGCTAGAGAAAAAGATACAAAGATTACTGGAGAAGATATTAGAGAAGGTCTTATAGCAGTTGTTTCTGTAAAAGTTCCAGAACCACAGTTTGAAGGACAAACTAAAGGCAAGCTAGGCTCAAGCTACGTTCGCCCAATCGTTCAAAAAATGGCTTTTGAAGTTTTGTGCAAGTATTTTGAAGAAAATCCAATCGAAGCAAAAGCTATAATGGGCAAAGCTTTGATGGCAGCTCGTGGTAGAGAAGCAGCAAAAAGAGCAAGAGATATAACTCGTAAAAAAGATAGCTTTTCTGTTGGGACTTTGCCTGGAAAATTAGCTGATTGTCAAAGTAAAGATCCTGAATTTAGTGAAATTTATTTAGTTGAGGGCGATAGTGCTGGTGGTTCTGCAAAACAAGGAAGAGATAGAGCGTTTCAAGCTATTTTGCCACTTCGTGGTAAAATTTTAAACGTTGAAAAAGCGCGCCTTGATAGAATTCTTAGTTCAGAAGAGATTAAAAATATGATAACAGCCTTTGGTTGTGGTATCGGACAAGAATTTGATGAAAACCGTTTAAGATATCATAAAATCATTATCATGACCGATGCTGATGTCGATGGAAGTCATATCCAAACTCTGCTTTTGACATTTTTCTTTAGATTTTTAAACCCAATTGTTGAAAAAGGCTATGTTTATCTAGCTCAACCGCCACTTTTTAGATATAAAAAAGGTAAAAAAGAAATTTATCTAAAAGATGAAAAATCATTAAATGAATTTCTTATAGAAACTGGCATTGAGGGCGTTGAGTTTGAAGGTATAGGAAGTCAAGATTTAGTAAGTTATCTTAAACTTGTGGCAAATTATAGAAATTTATTAAACGAGCTTAAAAAGCGTTTTACCGTTATTTCAGCGATAAGATATATGGTAGAAAATCAAGATATAATCGGACTTGAATATCGTGAAATTTATGAAGTGATTAAAAAATATCTCGAAGATAATGGACATAATATATTAAATTCATATGTTAATGAAGACGAGATTAGAATTTACGTTCAAACAGAAAATGGTCTTGAAGAGCTTGTTATAAATGAGAATTTATTTACAAATAACGTCTTTGAAGAGGCAATTTTTGTCTACAAAAAAATCGAAGGTAGAGAGTTAAATTTCAAAAAAGACTTTATAGAAATTCTTGAAGATATAGAGAAAAATGCTAAAAAAGGCGCATATATACAGCGCTACAAAGGTCTTGGTGAGATGAACCCAGAGCAGCTTTGGGAAACAACGATGAATCCTGAAAATCGAAGGCTTTTGCAAATTGGTATAAATGATGCAATAAGTGCTAGTGATACATTTAACTTATTTATGGGTGATGAAGTCGAGCCTAGACGAAATTATATACAAGAACACGCTAAAGATGTTAAACATCTGGATGTATAA
- a CDS encoding DUF3137 domain-containing protein — protein sequence MAKIVKSISPDLKYIVDKYISYDEFSYPSMYKYPDIYRGNDLIYGNIDGIEIKFSDINTQEIVQVPDRNGRSKKVHRRIFQGICFIADFNKHFSSRTYISSSNETIMHGEKAYMDDSEFEREFDVFTDDQINARYIITPLFMQQFLKLKNIFDCPINAAFIENKIYIYIEFNKDSFEPDIKQSLIGENSIVKRYKDEIFDLLNLVKELNLNRKIFAKVD from the coding sequence ATGGCTAAAATTGTAAAAAGTATAAGTCCAGATTTAAAATATATAGTAGATAAGTATATTAGTTATGATGAGTTTAGTTATCCAAGTATGTATAAATATCCTGATATTTATCGCGGAAATGACCTGATTTATGGTAACATAGATGGCATTGAGATTAAATTTAGTGATATAAATACTCAAGAAATAGTCCAAGTGCCAGACCGAAATGGGCGTAGCAAAAAAGTTCACCGCAGAATTTTTCAAGGAATTTGCTTTATCGCAGACTTTAACAAGCATTTTAGCTCCCGCACATATATTAGCTCATCTAATGAAACAATAATGCATGGCGAGAAAGCCTATATGGATGATAGCGAGTTTGAGAGAGAATTTGATGTCTTTACAGATGATCAGATCAATGCTCGCTACATCATCACACCACTTTTCATGCAGCAGTTTTTAAAACTTAAAAATATATTTGATTGCCCTATAAATGCAGCTTTTATAGAAAACAAAATTTACATTTATATCGAATTTAACAAAGACAGCTTCGAGCCTGATATAAAACAAAGCTTAATCGGCGAGAATTCAATCGTAAAAAGATATAAAGATGAGATATTTGATTTACTAAATTTAGTAAAAGAGCTAAATTTAAACCGAAAAATTTTTGCTAAAGTGGATTAA
- a CDS encoding bifunctional diguanylate cyclase/phosphodiesterase: MTLYSENKERENRFMLSLKIAFPFVLVLILFGYMLFSKAEYSWEDAILFVILIACYVYYTIYLIYFAFKNSFLDPVTKVFTRRNFIKILEKNINKNIEKNVVLLNISNIQDINLRYGYKNGDILLKNFILKFSNFFEKNGYKNLPIGRYSGGSFLFLIDCKSSKLEHILKTFQRVVSKDGVDNIEVKLEFTTILTTYDRNWQNIINALFSKISVDYDDNELKVIKPDVLDELVCYAIEKSEFELKYQTIKPIKDDKECLNLSITLKSFEVGQISKNRVLEIAAKNNYEIKYDLQVIKFIAENFEFDKFNSRVFIEISPVSLRNGEFNNEIYRLITNGIIDPSKIVFEIYEKGCYDEILRFSEIIKNLKEFGFKIALNQFSADNASFEYFKYLDIDYVIYDIQMNKSLKNKKIRTIFDGLNLIAKKLGIKTIVRFVDKTALYEELVHSEVDYIQGFYIDKPKNIENLKVQNAIR, translated from the coding sequence ATGACCCTTTATAGCGAAAACAAAGAACGCGAAAACCGCTTTATGCTATCTTTAAAGATAGCATTTCCCTTTGTTTTGGTTTTGATTCTTTTTGGATATATGCTGTTTTCTAAGGCTGAGTATAGCTGGGAAGATGCTATTTTATTTGTTATTTTGATAGCCTGTTATGTTTATTATACGATTTATTTGATATATTTTGCTTTTAAAAACAGCTTTTTAGACCCTGTGACAAAGGTTTTTACAAGAAGAAATTTTATAAAAATTTTAGAAAAAAATATCAACAAAAATATAGAAAAAAATGTAGTTTTATTAAATATATCAAACATTCAAGATATAAATTTAAGATATGGTTATAAAAATGGGGATATTCTTCTTAAAAATTTTATACTTAAATTTTCTAATTTTTTTGAAAAAAATGGGTATAAAAATTTACCTATTGGAAGATACTCTGGCGGTAGTTTTCTTTTTTTGATTGATTGTAAAAGTTCAAAGTTAGAGCATATTTTAAAAACATTTCAAAGAGTTGTATCAAAAGATGGAGTCGATAACATCGAGGTTAAACTTGAATTTACAACCATTTTAACTACCTATGATAGAAACTGGCAAAATATTATAAATGCTCTTTTTTCTAAGATAAGTGTTGATTATGATGATAATGAGTTAAAAGTTATAAAACCAGATGTTTTAGATGAATTAGTCTGTTACGCTATCGAAAAAAGCGAGTTTGAGCTTAAATATCAAACTATAAAACCGATAAAAGATGATAAAGAGTGTTTAAATTTAAGCATAACTTTAAAATCATTTGAAGTTGGGCAAATATCGAAAAATAGGGTTTTGGAAATAGCTGCAAAGAACAATTATGAGATAAAATATGACTTGCAAGTTATCAAATTTATAGCTGAAAATTTTGAATTTGATAAATTTAACAGCAGAGTTTTTATAGAAATTTCTCCAGTTAGCTTAAGAAATGGCGAGTTTAACAATGAAATTTATAGACTCATTACAAATGGCATAATTGACCCAAGCAAGATTGTTTTTGAAATTTATGAAAAGGGCTGTTATGATGAAATTCTTAGATTTTCTGAGATAATTAAAAATTTAAAAGAGTTTGGATTTAAAATCGCTTTAAACCAATTTAGCGCAGATAACGCTAGTTTTGAGTATTTTAAATACTTAGATATTGATTATGTGATTTATGATATTCAGATGAATAAAAGTTTAAAAAACAAAAAGATTAGAACTATTTTTGATGGTTTAAATTTGATTGCTAAAAAATTAGGTATAAAAACGATAGTGAGATTTGTTGATAAAACGGCTTTATATGAGGAATTAGTCCATAGTGAAGTTGATTATATCCAAGGGTTTTATATAGATAAACCCAAAAATATAGAAAATTTAAAGGTACAAAATGCGATACGGTGA
- a CDS encoding LemA family protein, producing MSTAAIIFLGAIIIIALAIISTYNSLVGKRNQVKNIRAGVDTQLKKRYDLIPNLVSAVKEYLTHEKETLTKVTELRSKAMSSTSDSEAFSLNNQLSKLLGSIQVAIEAYPELKANENVMHLQSTLNEVEEQISAARRAYNSSVMIYNNAIEMFPSNIIANLFNFTKDDFFAIDESEKAAPNVSELFKK from the coding sequence ATGAGTACAGCCGCTATAATATTTCTTGGAGCTATTATCATTATAGCACTTGCGATTATTAGTACCTATAACTCTTTAGTTGGCAAAAGAAATCAAGTCAAAAACATCCGCGCAGGAGTCGATACTCAGCTTAAAAAGCGATACGATTTGATACCAAATTTAGTTTCTGCAGTCAAAGAGTATCTAACTCACGAAAAAGAGACCTTGACAAAAGTAACCGAGCTTAGAAGCAAAGCTATGTCTTCAACTAGTGATAGTGAGGCGTTTAGTCTAAACAATCAGCTTTCAAAACTACTTGGAAGTATTCAAGTTGCGATAGAAGCCTATCCAGAATTAAAAGCAAATGAAAATGTCATGCACCTGCAATCAACTTTAAATGAAGTTGAAGAGCAAATCAGCGCTGCAAGACGTGCTTACAACTCAAGTGTGATGATTTACAACAACGCTATTGAGATGTTTCCAAGCAATATCATCGCAAATTTATTTAACTTCACAAAGGACGATTTTTTCGCTATCGATGAGAGTGAAAAAGCAGCGCCAAACGTAAGTGAGCTGTTTAAAAAATAG